The proteins below are encoded in one region of Pan paniscus chromosome 4, NHGRI_mPanPan1-v2.0_pri, whole genome shotgun sequence:
- the FAM170A gene encoding protein FAM170A isoform X1 produces MKRRQKRKHLENEESQETAEKGGGMSKSQEDALQPGSTRVAKGWSQGVGEVTSTSEYFSCVSSSRKLIHSGIQRIHRDSPQPQSPLAQVQERGETPPRSQHVSLSFHSSYKTCVSSLCVNKEERGMKIYYMQVQMNKGVAVSWETEETSESLEKQPRMEEVTLSEVVRVGTPPSDVSTRNLLSDSEPSGEEKEHEERTESDSLPGSPTVEDTPRAKTPDWLVTMENGFRCMACCRVFTTMEALQEHVQFGIREGFSCHVFHLTMAQLTGNMESESTQDEQEEENGNEKEEEEKPEAKEEEGQPTEEDLGLRRSWSQCPGCVFHSPKDRNS; encoded by the exons GAATGTCAAAGTCCCAAGAGGATGCCCTGCAGCCTGGATCCACTAGAGTGGCCAAAGGCTGGAGCCAAGGGGTGGGAGAAGTTACTTCTACCTCCGAATACTTCTCCTGCGTTTCTTCTTCACGCAAGCTCATCCACAGTG GAATCCAGAGAATACATCGAGACAGCCCCCAGCCTCAATCACCCCTGGCCCAGGTTCAGGAACGAGGAGAGACTCCTCCCCGCTCACAACATGTCTCCTTGTCGTTCCATTCATCCTATAAGACTTGTGTGTCCTCTCTGTGTGTAAACAAAGAGGAAAGGGGCATGAAAATATACTACATGCAGGTACAAATGAACAAAGGTGTGGCTGtctcctgggagacagaggaaacTTCGGAGTCCTTAGAAAAGCAGCCAAGGATGGAAGAAGTCACCCTTTCTGAGGTTGTGAGGGTAGGTACTCCCCCCTCTGATGTGTCCACCAGAAACCTCCTGTCTGACAGTGAGCCCAGTGGGGAGGAGAAAGAGCATGAGGAAAGGACAGAATCAGACAGCCTGCCAGGCTCACCCACCGTTGAGGACACACCCAGGGCCAAGACTCCTGACTGGCTGGTGACCATGGAGAACGGCTTCAGGTGCATGGCCTGCTGCCGGGTGTTCACCACCATGGAAGCCCTCCAGGAGCATGTGCAGTTTGGGATCAGAGAGGGCTTCAGCTGCCACGTCTTTCATCTCACCATGGCTCAGCTGACAGGCAACATGGAATCAGAGAGCACCCAAGACGAGCAGGaggaggaaaatggaaatgagaaggaggaggaagagaaaccagaagcaaaggaggaggaggggcagccCACAGAAGAAGACCTTGGCCTGAGGAGATCCTGGAGCCAATGTCCAGGCTGTGTGTTTCATTCTCCAAAGGACAGGAA CAGCTGA
- the FAM170A gene encoding protein FAM170A isoform X2, with translation MKRRQKRKHLENEESQETAEKGGGMSKSQEDALQPGSTRVAKGWSQGVGEVTSTSEYFSCVSSSRKLIHSGIQRIHRDSPQPQSPLAQVQERGETPPRSQHVSLSFHSSYKTCVSSLCVNKEERGMKIYYMQVQMNKGVAVSWETEETSESLEKQPRMEEVTLSEVVRVGTPPSDVSTRNLLSDSEPSGEEKEHEERTESDSLPGSPTVEDTPRAKTPDWLVTMENGFRCMACCRVFTTMEALQEHVQFGIREGFSCHVFHLTMAQLTGNMESESTQDEQEEENGNEKEEEEKPEAKEEEGQPTEEDLGLRRSWSQCPGCVFHSPKDRN, from the exons GAATGTCAAAGTCCCAAGAGGATGCCCTGCAGCCTGGATCCACTAGAGTGGCCAAAGGCTGGAGCCAAGGGGTGGGAGAAGTTACTTCTACCTCCGAATACTTCTCCTGCGTTTCTTCTTCACGCAAGCTCATCCACAGTG GAATCCAGAGAATACATCGAGACAGCCCCCAGCCTCAATCACCCCTGGCCCAGGTTCAGGAACGAGGAGAGACTCCTCCCCGCTCACAACATGTCTCCTTGTCGTTCCATTCATCCTATAAGACTTGTGTGTCCTCTCTGTGTGTAAACAAAGAGGAAAGGGGCATGAAAATATACTACATGCAGGTACAAATGAACAAAGGTGTGGCTGtctcctgggagacagaggaaacTTCGGAGTCCTTAGAAAAGCAGCCAAGGATGGAAGAAGTCACCCTTTCTGAGGTTGTGAGGGTAGGTACTCCCCCCTCTGATGTGTCCACCAGAAACCTCCTGTCTGACAGTGAGCCCAGTGGGGAGGAGAAAGAGCATGAGGAAAGGACAGAATCAGACAGCCTGCCAGGCTCACCCACCGTTGAGGACACACCCAGGGCCAAGACTCCTGACTGGCTGGTGACCATGGAGAACGGCTTCAGGTGCATGGCCTGCTGCCGGGTGTTCACCACCATGGAAGCCCTCCAGGAGCATGTGCAGTTTGGGATCAGAGAGGGCTTCAGCTGCCACGTCTTTCATCTCACCATGGCTCAGCTGACAGGCAACATGGAATCAGAGAGCACCCAAGACGAGCAGGaggaggaaaatggaaatgagaaggaggaggaagagaaaccagaagcaaaggaggaggaggggcagccCACAGAAGAAGACCTTGGCCTGAGGAGATCCTGGAGCCAATGTCCAGGCTGTGTGTTTCATTCTCCAAAGGACAGGAA CTGA